A single window of Falco rusticolus isolate bFalRus1 chromosome 6, bFalRus1.pri, whole genome shotgun sequence DNA harbors:
- the SNX3 gene encoding sorting nexin-3 isoform X2 translates to MAETIADTRRLISKPQNLNDAYGPPSNFLEIDVGNPQTVGVGRGRFTTYEIRVKTNLPIFKLKESTVRRRYSDFEWLRNELERESKGCRPPTGTERALSSHVLAR, encoded by the exons ATGGCCGAGACGATCGCGGACACCCGGCGGCTGATCAGCAAGCCGCAGAACCTGAACGACGCCTACGGGCCGCCCAGCAACTTCCTGGAGATCGACGTGGGCAACCCGCAGACGGTGGGGGTGGGCCGCGGCCGCTTCACCACCTACGAGATCCGCGTCAAG ACAAATCTACCTATCTTCAAATTGAAAGAATCTACGGTCAGAAGAAGATACAGTGACTTTGAATGGCTAAGGAATGAActagaaagagaaagcaag ggTTGCAGGCCACCCACTGGCACAGAACGAGCGCTGTCTTCACATGTTCTTGCAAGATGA
- the SNX3 gene encoding sorting nexin-3 isoform X1: MAETIADTRRLISKPQNLNDAYGPPSNFLEIDVGNPQTVGVGRGRFTTYEIRVKTNLPIFKLKESTVRRRYSDFEWLRNELERESKVVVPPLPGKALLRQLPFRGDDGIFDDAFIEERKQALEQFINKVAGHPLAQNERCLHMFLQDEVIDKNYTPSKIRHT; the protein is encoded by the exons ATGGCCGAGACGATCGCGGACACCCGGCGGCTGATCAGCAAGCCGCAGAACCTGAACGACGCCTACGGGCCGCCCAGCAACTTCCTGGAGATCGACGTGGGCAACCCGCAGACGGTGGGGGTGGGCCGCGGCCGCTTCACCACCTACGAGATCCGCGTCAAG ACAAATCTACCTATCTTCAAATTGAAAGAATCTACGGTCAGAAGAAGATACAGTGACTTTGAATGGCTAAGGAATGAActagaaagagaaagcaag GTTGTGGTACCACCTCTACCAGGAAAAGCTCTTCTCCGTCAGCTCCCCTTCCGAGGAGATGATGGCATATTTGATGATGCCTTTATAGAGGAGAGGAAGCAGGCTCTTGAACAATTTATAAACAA ggTTGCAGGCCACCCACTGGCACAGAACGAGCGCTGTCTTCACATGTTCTTGCAAGATGAAGTAATAGACAAAAACTACACACCATCCAAAATAAGACATACTTGA